One stretch of Bacillota bacterium DNA includes these proteins:
- a CDS encoding macro domain-containing protein, translating to MEGKTFRSGPLEIQVGVGDLTEADVDAIVNAANNHLWMGGGVAGAIKRKGGTEIEREAVSKGPIAVGDAVATGAGALKARHVIHAVTMGEDLRTSEEYIRRSTRASLERAVELGVGSIAFPALGTGVGGFSLEEAGRVMLEEIIGFSDPGPLKRVVILLFDSNAYLSFMGLCPQKPTP from the coding sequence TTGGAAGGGAAGACATTCAGGTCAGGCCCTCTAGAGATCCAGGTGGGAGTTGGCGATCTTACAGAAGCTGATGTGGATGCCATTGTTAACGCTGCCAACAACCACCTCTGGATGGGTGGCGGTGTGGCGGGGGCCATCAAGCGTAAGGGTGGGACCGAGATCGAACGGGAGGCGGTCTCAAAGGGCCCCATAGCTGTGGGTGACGCCGTGGCAACGGGAGCTGGCGCTCTGAAGGCACGGCATGTGATCCACGCAGTTACCATGGGCGAGGATCTCAGAACAAGCGAGGAGTACATCAGGAGATCCACCCGGGCAAGCCTGGAGAGGGCTGTGGAGCTGGGTGTCGGCAGCATTGCCTTTCCGGCGCTGGGAACTGGAGTTGGAGGGTTTTCACTGGAGGAGGCGGGCCGGGTGATGCTGGAGGAGATCATCGGCTTTTCTGACCCAGGTCCCCTGAAGCGAGTGGTGATACTGCTATTCGACTCCAATGCATACCTGAGCTTTATGGGCCTTTGCCCCCAAAAACCTACCCCCTAG